The Sphingobium aromaticiconvertens genome has a segment encoding these proteins:
- a CDS encoding M48 family metalloprotease translates to MTGRFLTGSAGVALAALLAVPSATGQQRRIETVSAISAQDKATGAKQHPQLLQEFGGAYPGTQARYVETVGRRIAVQSGLSNAQGDFTVTLLNSPVNNAFAIPGGYVYVTRALMALMNDEAELAGVLGHEVGHVAAQHGQRRQQAAQRNAIGGALLQVLTGALLGDSAVGGLLQKGIGTGSQLLTLKFSRSQEYEADDLGIRYLASAGYDAGALSSMLASLAAQSALDARVAGSARSMPEWASTHPDPASRVNRAARNAQESGAISKTRNRDAFLNALNGTLYGDDPKQGVIDGNRFRHPDLRLSFSVPSGFGMENGANAVSVTGSGGQAQFSSVAYSGNLADYVNAVFAKLGGQQAGAPPAGEVTRTTINGLPAAYRTLRANSQSGQVDATVFAYDFGGGKAYHFLLLTAAGQGVGPFAPMLQSMQRLSAQEAAVIKPRRVQVVTVKAGDTIQSLAKRMAYTDASLERFLTINALTDNSSVRAGQRVKIVTW, encoded by the coding sequence ATGACAGGCAGGTTTTTGACCGGCAGCGCAGGGGTTGCGCTGGCCGCGCTTCTGGCGGTGCCATCGGCGACCGGACAGCAACGCCGGATCGAGACGGTCAGCGCCATCAGTGCGCAGGACAAAGCGACGGGCGCCAAGCAACATCCGCAGCTTTTGCAGGAATTTGGCGGCGCCTATCCGGGGACGCAGGCCAGATATGTCGAAACTGTCGGTCGTCGCATTGCGGTACAGTCGGGCCTGTCCAACGCGCAGGGTGATTTTACCGTCACGCTGCTCAACTCCCCGGTCAACAACGCCTTCGCCATCCCCGGCGGCTATGTCTATGTCACCCGCGCCCTGATGGCGCTGATGAATGACGAGGCGGAACTGGCGGGCGTATTGGGTCATGAAGTCGGTCATGTCGCTGCCCAGCACGGCCAACGACGCCAGCAGGCGGCGCAACGCAATGCGATCGGCGGAGCATTGTTGCAGGTGTTGACTGGCGCGCTGTTGGGCGATTCGGCGGTTGGTGGATTGTTGCAGAAGGGCATTGGGACCGGCAGCCAATTGCTGACGCTCAAATTTTCACGCAGCCAGGAATATGAAGCCGATGATCTGGGTATCCGCTATCTGGCGTCCGCTGGTTATGATGCAGGCGCCTTATCCTCCATGCTCGCGTCGCTGGCAGCGCAAAGCGCGTTGGATGCCCGAGTCGCGGGCAGTGCGCGGTCGATGCCGGAATGGGCCAGCACCCATCCTGATCCTGCTTCGCGCGTGAACCGTGCGGCCCGTAATGCGCAGGAAAGTGGGGCGATATCGAAGACTCGTAATCGCGATGCCTTTCTGAACGCGCTTAATGGCACGCTGTACGGAGATGATCCCAAACAAGGCGTCATCGACGGCAATCGCTTTCGTCATCCCGACCTTCGCCTGTCCTTTTCGGTGCCGTCAGGCTTCGGCATGGAAAATGGCGCGAATGCGGTGTCGGTTACCGGGTCGGGCGGGCAGGCGCAGTTCAGTTCGGTCGCCTATTCGGGCAATCTTGCCGACTATGTAAATGCCGTCTTCGCAAAGCTGGGCGGGCAGCAGGCGGGCGCTCCCCCCGCAGGTGAGGTGACGCGAACCACGATCAACGGTCTGCCGGCGGCCTATCGCACGCTGCGCGCCAACAGTCAGTCGGGGCAGGTGGATGCGACGGTATTCGCTTATGATTTTGGCGGCGGCAAAGCCTATCATTTTCTGCTGCTGACGGCTGCGGGCCAGGGTGTCGGGCCTTTTGCGCCGATGCTTCAGTCCATGCAGCGCTTGTCCGCTCAGGAGGCGGCGGTGATCAAGCCCCGGCGCGTACAGGTGGTGACGGTCAAGGCGGGGGATACTATCCAGTCGCTGGCAAAGCGGATGGCCTATACAGACGCCTCGCTGGAGCGTTTCCTGACGATTAATGCGTTGACCGACAATAGCAGTGTTCGCGCAGGGCAAAGGGTGAAGATCGTTACCTGGTAG
- a CDS encoding Flp family type IVb pilin produces the protein MQFIRKMLKNEKGATAIEYGLIAALIAVAAIGAMTSLGSNLKGTFSNVSGNLKTPTP, from the coding sequence ATGCAGTTCATCCGTAAGATGCTGAAGAACGAAAAGGGCGCCACCGCTATTGAATACGGCCTGATCGCCGCTCTGATCGCCGTCGCCGCCATCGGCGCGATGACGAGCCTGGGCAGCAATCTGAAGGGCACCTTCAGCAATGTGTCAGGCAACCTCAAAACGCCTACTCCATAA
- a CDS encoding Flp family type IVb pilin, giving the protein MRAMLKMIRRSMLPGCERGATAVEYGLILAMIVLAMLAALQSVATKTTDMWNHVSTEILAH; this is encoded by the coding sequence ATGCGCGCGATGCTGAAAATGATCCGCCGATCGATGCTTCCAGGCTGTGAACGCGGCGCAACGGCGGTCGAATATGGCCTCATCCTTGCGATGATCGTCCTCGCCATGCTCGCCGCGCTTCAAAGTGTCGCCACCAAGACGACGGACATGTGGAATCACGTATCAACAGAAATTCTGGCACATTAA
- a CDS encoding (deoxy)nucleoside triphosphate pyrophosphohydrolase: MPQIQPLLVVAAALVDADGRILLQQRPPGTSMAGLWEFPGGKVEVGEAPEAALIRELNEELGIATHASCLAPAAFASEPLGERHLLLLLYVCRKWQGVPEALHATALKWVRPSQMYALDMPPADLPLIGLLDALL, encoded by the coding sequence ATGCCCCAGATACAGCCGCTCCTTGTGGTCGCCGCCGCGCTTGTCGATGCCGATGGCCGCATTCTTCTGCAACAACGCCCACCCGGCACGTCGATGGCCGGGTTGTGGGAATTTCCCGGCGGCAAGGTTGAAGTCGGTGAGGCGCCAGAGGCGGCGTTGATACGTGAATTGAACGAGGAATTGGGCATAGCAACCCACGCCAGTTGTCTGGCGCCCGCCGCTTTCGCCAGCGAGCCGCTTGGCGAGCGTCATCTGTTGCTGCTGCTCTATGTGTGTCGCAAATGGCAGGGTGTGCCGGAGGCACTACACGCCACTGCGCTCAAATGGGTGCGGCCTTCGCAAATGTATGCGCTGGATATGCCGCCCGCCGATCTGCCGCTGATCGGCCTGCTCGACGCCTTGTTATAA
- the bfr gene encoding bacterioferritin: protein MKGDQKVIDYLNEVLKNELTAINQYFLHYRMLDHWGVKRLAKFEYDESIDEMKHADKVAERILFLDGLPNFQLLGRLKIGENVEEVLKSDLELEYEALPALKDGIAYCESIRDYVTRDLFKYILESEEDHIDTLETQFEMIERMGIQNYVQLQSKPAGEE from the coding sequence ATGAAGGGCGACCAGAAGGTCATCGATTATTTGAACGAGGTGCTCAAGAACGAGCTGACCGCGATCAACCAGTATTTCCTCCATTACCGGATGCTCGACCATTGGGGCGTAAAGCGGCTCGCCAAGTTCGAATATGACGAATCGATCGACGAGATGAAACACGCCGATAAGGTGGCGGAGCGCATCCTGTTCCTCGACGGACTCCCCAATTTCCAGCTTCTCGGCCGCCTGAAGATCGGCGAGAATGTGGAAGAGGTACTCAAGTCCGATCTCGAACTGGAATATGAGGCCCTTCCCGCGCTCAAGGATGGCATCGCCTACTGCGAGTCGATCCGCGATTATGTGACCCGCGACCTCTTCAAATATATATTGGAGAGCGAGGAAGATCATATCGACACCCTGGAAACCCAGTTCGAAATGATCGAGCGCATGGGCATCCAGAATTATGTTCAGCTTCAGAGCAAGCCTGCTGGCGAGGAATGA
- a CDS encoding (2Fe-2S)-binding protein: MVVCVCNAIREKDLKNAVREGASTPCSAYAHFGRRPKCGQCVPFARTIIAAELASA; encoded by the coding sequence ATGGTCGTCTGCGTCTGTAATGCTATCCGCGAAAAGGATCTGAAGAACGCTGTCCGCGAGGGTGCGAGCACACCTTGCAGCGCCTATGCCCATTTCGGCCGTCGTCCCAAATGCGGCCAGTGCGTCCCCTTCGCACGCACCATCATCGCTGCCGAACTCGCCTCAGCCTGA
- a CDS encoding DUF418 domain-containing protein — protein MTTDSNRIPTLDILRGFAVMGILWMNITAFALPTQAYLNPTAAGPMSAADSIAWLTGLVLVDGKMRGLFSMLFGASMLLLIDKAEMAGRDGRRTQLIRAAWLFLFGLAHYLLLWWGDILMIYAVVGLAALLFTGQSPLALVKWAFLAFLIHFLIVVGVIASLSAWSHAAAQPGAATSVMTSYHAFVAALSNPADPAIVQDVALHRSGFGAIFTHKLADFPAEWLRTFAFVSFDTLGFMLMGMAMLKGGFLTGRWDADQYRRTARHCFLIGIPPMLALGAWIILSGFAPLATFGTVFAWSFPFRIPLTVGWAALILWIAARHRSSALLARIGTAGRMALSNYLGTSLLMTALFYGWGLGLFGQVSHAALPAFVIGGWVAMLLWSPWWLKRFAMGPLEWLWRSLARGSLQQIRRNI, from the coding sequence GTGACCACCGACTCCAATCGCATTCCCACCCTGGATATCTTACGCGGTTTCGCTGTCATGGGTATTTTGTGGATGAACATCACGGCCTTCGCCCTGCCGACCCAGGCCTATCTCAACCCGACCGCCGCTGGCCCGATGAGCGCGGCGGACAGCATTGCCTGGCTCACCGGCCTTGTCCTTGTCGATGGCAAGATGCGCGGCCTGTTCTCGATGCTGTTCGGCGCGTCGATGTTGCTGCTGATCGACAAGGCGGAAATGGCGGGGCGTGATGGGCGGCGAACACAACTGATCCGCGCGGCCTGGCTTTTCCTTTTCGGCCTCGCTCATTATCTGTTGCTCTGGTGGGGCGACATATTGATGATTTATGCGGTCGTCGGGCTGGCGGCACTTCTCTTTACCGGGCAATCGCCACTGGCGCTGGTCAAATGGGCGTTTCTGGCCTTTCTCATCCATTTCCTGATCGTCGTTGGTGTGATTGCCAGCCTGTCCGCCTGGAGTCATGCCGCTGCCCAGCCGGGCGCCGCCACATCGGTCATGACGAGCTATCATGCCTTCGTCGCCGCGCTCAGTAATCCCGCCGATCCTGCCATCGTCCAGGACGTGGCGCTGCATCGGTCAGGGTTTGGCGCCATATTCACACATAAACTCGCCGACTTTCCTGCAGAATGGCTGCGCACCTTCGCCTTTGTCAGCTTCGACACTCTGGGCTTCATGTTGATGGGCATGGCCATGTTGAAGGGGGGCTTCCTGACCGGGCGATGGGACGCGGACCAATATCGCCGCACCGCGCGTCACTGTTTCCTGATCGGGATACCGCCGATGCTGGCATTGGGCGCGTGGATCATTCTTTCAGGCTTTGCACCGCTGGCCACGTTCGGCACGGTCTTCGCCTGGTCTTTCCCTTTCCGCATTCCGCTGACCGTGGGCTGGGCGGCGCTGATCCTCTGGATCGCGGCGCGTCATCGCAGCAGTGCCCTTCTCGCGCGAATCGGAACGGCCGGACGAATGGCGCTCTCCAACTATCTGGGCACCAGCCTGCTGATGACCGCGCTTTTCTATGGCTGGGGACTCGGGCTGTTCGGGCAGGTCAGCCATGCCGCGCTGCCCGCGTTCGTTATTGGAGGGTGGGTTGCGATGCTGCTGTGGTCCCCCTGGTGGCTTAAGCGATTCGCGATGGGACCGCTGGAATGGCTCTGGCGATCGCTGGCGCGTGGCTCGCTGCAACAGATACGCAGAAACATCTGA
- a CDS encoding methyltransferase domain-containing protein, which produces MNGGRKQRISDAFGAAAARYDDHAAPQRKAAALVADLAARQHPGGVTRILEIGCGTGFLTRDIQVRWPQADLIVTDIAPEMVGRVAQGGMIAGTFLTMDGEQPLFDGPWFDLIVSSLAFQWFDDLGSAVQRLVTLLRPGGSLFFSTMGEESFSRWRAAHDLCVLVAGVPNYPGLGELQRILKAYPDAFAFDEHYGVACPTARDLMAHLKGIGAAVPNEGRSPLTPVQMRRVMAAYDAAGGEGDVYHILFGRVTRGV; this is translated from the coding sequence ATGAACGGAGGCCGCAAGCAACGAATAAGCGATGCGTTTGGCGCAGCTGCGGCGCGCTATGACGATCATGCGGCTCCGCAACGCAAGGCGGCGGCACTGGTCGCGGATCTGGCGGCGCGCCAGCATCCTGGTGGCGTTACGCGCATATTGGAAATTGGCTGCGGCACCGGGTTCCTAACGCGAGACATTCAGGTGCGCTGGCCGCAAGCGGACTTGATCGTCACCGACATCGCGCCGGAGATGGTCGGGCGTGTGGCGCAAGGGGGGATGATCGCAGGCACGTTCCTGACGATGGATGGCGAGCAGCCCCTATTTGATGGGCCGTGGTTCGACCTCATCGTTTCAAGTCTGGCGTTTCAATGGTTCGATGATCTGGGTAGCGCGGTGCAAAGGCTAGTGACGCTGTTGCGACCGGGAGGAAGCCTGTTCTTCTCGACCATGGGAGAAGAAAGCTTTAGTCGCTGGCGCGCGGCCCACGATCTATGCGTGCTGGTTGCGGGGGTGCCGAACTATCCGGGATTGGGCGAACTTCAGAGGATACTGAAGGCTTATCCCGATGCCTTCGCCTTTGATGAACATTATGGTGTGGCCTGTCCTACGGCACGGGATCTGATGGCGCACCTCAAGGGGATTGGCGCAGCCGTTCCGAATGAGGGGCGATCACCGCTGACGCCGGTCCAGATGCGGCGGGTGATGGCGGCCTATGATGCGGCGGGGGGTGAGGGTGACGTGTATCATATACTGTTCGGACGAGTGACGCGCGGTGTTTAG
- the purL gene encoding phosphoribosylformylglycinamidine synthase subunit PurL, protein MSSSAPQITPKIVAEHGLSPEEYDRVLKALGREPNLTELGIFSVMWSEHCSYKSSRIHLKKLPTEGPQVICGPGENAGVVDIGDGQAAIFKMESHNHPSYIEPYQGAATGVGGILRDVFTMGARPIANMNALRFGRPDHPKMRHLISGVVRGIGGYGNCVGVPTVGGEVNFHPAYDGNILVNAMTVGVADTDKIFYSAASGIGNPIVYVGSKTGRDGIHGATMASADFGEDSDAKRPTVQVGDPFTEKLLIEACLELMASDAIVAIQDMGAAGLTSSSVEMASKGGVGIQLDMDMVPQRETGMTAYEMMLSESQERMLMVLKPGREAFAEAIFHKWELDFAIIGTVTDTGRMVLVHHGETVCDIPLAPLADDAPLYDRPAASKEEYKAWSGVKPLVDVPESSDITADLVTLMGSPDIASRRWIWEQYDHMVGADTVQRPGGDAAVVRVHGSQKGIAISTDCTPRYCYADPYEGGKQAIAECYRNISAVGATPLAVTNCLNFANPQRPEIMAQFTGCLDGMGDACRALDFPIVSGNVSLYNESKATGGGSAILPTPAIGGIGLIAECEKSARIAFENEGDVIAVIGEGAGHLGQSIWLREILGREEGAPPPVDLATERTLGEAIREMIDWGAVSAVHDISDGGLLVTVAEMALAGKMGATLDAPQANATGHWFGEDQGRYVVTISDLSRFQNFYEGKIPIRYIGKTGGDALRIGDASVALTDLRAAHEGFFPALMDAEL, encoded by the coding sequence ATGTCCAGCAGCGCCCCCCAGATCACCCCGAAAATCGTCGCCGAGCACGGCCTGTCCCCGGAAGAATATGACCGCGTCCTGAAGGCGCTCGGCCGCGAGCCGAACCTGACGGAACTTGGCATTTTTTCAGTCATGTGGTCGGAACATTGCAGCTATAAGTCGAGCCGCATCCACCTCAAGAAGCTGCCGACCGAAGGCCCGCAGGTCATTTGCGGCCCCGGCGAAAATGCCGGCGTCGTTGATATCGGCGATGGTCAGGCGGCAATCTTCAAGATGGAGAGCCACAACCACCCCAGCTATATCGAACCCTATCAGGGCGCGGCGACGGGCGTGGGCGGCATATTGCGCGACGTATTTACTATGGGCGCGCGACCGATCGCCAATATGAACGCGCTGCGCTTTGGCCGCCCCGATCATCCCAAGATGCGCCACCTGATTTCCGGTGTCGTGCGCGGCATCGGCGGTTATGGCAATTGCGTCGGCGTGCCCACCGTCGGCGGCGAGGTCAATTTCCATCCCGCTTATGACGGCAACATTCTGGTCAACGCGATGACCGTAGGCGTCGCCGACACCGACAAGATCTTCTATTCCGCCGCCAGCGGCATCGGCAATCCGATCGTCTATGTCGGGTCGAAGACCGGGCGCGACGGCATTCATGGCGCGACCATGGCCTCGGCCGATTTCGGCGAAGATTCCGACGCCAAGCGCCCGACCGTGCAGGTCGGCGACCCCTTCACCGAAAAGCTGCTGATCGAGGCATGTCTGGAACTGATGGCGTCGGACGCCATCGTCGCGATCCAGGACATGGGCGCGGCGGGCCTCACCTCCTCCAGCGTCGAGATGGCGTCCAAGGGTGGCGTCGGCATTCAGCTCGACATGGACATGGTGCCCCAGCGCGAAACGGGCATGACCGCTTATGAGATGATGTTGTCGGAAAGCCAGGAGCGGATGCTCATGGTATTGAAGCCCGGTCGCGAAGCCTTTGCCGAGGCCATCTTCCACAAATGGGAACTGGATTTCGCCATCATCGGTACCGTCACCGACACTGGCCGCATGGTTCTGGTCCATCATGGCGAAACCGTGTGCGACATCCCGCTAGCGCCGCTGGCCGACGATGCGCCCCTCTACGACCGGCCTGCCGCCAGCAAGGAAGAGTATAAGGCGTGGTCGGGCGTGAAGCCCCTCGTCGATGTGCCCGAAAGCAGTGACATCACCGCTGATCTGGTAACGCTGATGGGCAGTCCCGACATCGCCAGCCGCCGCTGGATATGGGAGCAATATGATCATATGGTCGGCGCCGACACCGTTCAGCGCCCCGGTGGTGATGCGGCCGTAGTCCGCGTCCACGGATCGCAGAAGGGCATTGCCATTAGCACCGATTGCACGCCGCGCTATTGCTATGCGGACCCCTATGAGGGCGGCAAGCAGGCCATCGCTGAATGCTATCGCAACATCTCGGCCGTCGGCGCGACGCCGCTGGCCGTCACCAACTGCCTGAATTTCGCCAACCCCCAGCGCCCTGAGATCATGGCCCAGTTCACTGGCTGCCTCGACGGCATGGGCGACGCCTGCCGGGCACTCGACTTTCCGATCGTGTCGGGCAATGTCTCGCTTTACAATGAGAGCAAGGCGACCGGCGGCGGCAGTGCGATCCTGCCTACCCCCGCGATCGGCGGCATCGGCCTCATTGCCGAATGCGAAAAGAGCGCGCGTATCGCCTTCGAGAATGAAGGCGACGTGATCGCCGTGATCGGCGAAGGCGCGGGGCATCTGGGCCAGTCGATCTGGCTGCGCGAAATATTGGGTCGCGAAGAAGGCGCACCGCCGCCCGTCGACCTTGCGACCGAGCGCACCCTTGGCGAAGCGATCCGCGAGATGATTGACTGGGGCGCTGTGTCCGCCGTCCATGACATCAGCGATGGCGGCCTGCTCGTCACGGTCGCCGAAATGGCGCTCGCAGGCAAGATGGGGGCAACGCTCGATGCTCCACAAGCCAACGCAACCGGCCATTGGTTCGGCGAGGATCAGGGCCGGTATGTGGTCACGATCAGCGATCTTTCGCGCTTCCAAAATTTCTACGAGGGCAAGATTCCGATACGCTATATCGGCAAGACTGGTGGCGACGCGCTCAGGATCGGCGACGCCTCTGTAGCGCTGACCGATCTGCGTGCAGCCCATGAGGGTTTTTTCCCGGCCCTGATGGACGCGGAACTCTAA
- a CDS encoding exodeoxyribonuclease VII small subunit — protein sequence MADQPASAQPDPSTLSFEEALRALESIVRRLESGDVPLDESISLYTRGEALRKQCTERLQDAEARIQKLTLDGSGAVTGAQSFGAD from the coding sequence ATGGCCGACCAACCCGCATCCGCGCAGCCCGATCCGTCGACACTGTCCTTTGAGGAGGCGCTGCGCGCGCTCGAGTCGATCGTTCGGCGGCTGGAGAGCGGGGACGTGCCGCTGGACGAATCGATCTCCCTTTACACACGCGGGGAAGCGCTGCGTAAGCAGTGTACCGAGCGGCTTCAGGATGCAGAGGCGCGAATCCAGAAATTGACGCTGGACGGCAGTGGCGCCGTGACCGGCGCCCAGTCTTTCGGCGCGGACTGA
- a CDS encoding polyprenyl synthetase family protein, which yields MDEAGAAASLVASRAAVVADAIDHIFDDLLIVPDDPRRRLYEAMRHAAIGGGKRLRPLLVAATCELFNVSAESAVRVGLAVECIHVYSLVHDDLPAMDNDDVRRGKSTVHKAFDEATAILAGDCLHDLAFEILVDEATHGDPFVRCELVRALAIASGPAGMAGGQMMDLEAERASFDLPTVTRLQQLKTGALISFCVEAGAILGRVAPEGRRGLHGYARDIGLAFQIADDLLDVEGDAELAGKTLGKDAAAGKETFVSLLGVERAREQGRLLVEQAKAHLHGFGVEADLLRAIADYIVKRDR from the coding sequence ATGGATGAGGCAGGGGCAGCGGCGTCGCTGGTCGCCTCGCGTGCAGCCGTCGTGGCGGATGCCATCGACCATATATTCGATGATCTGTTGATCGTTCCTGATGATCCGCGTCGACGGCTTTACGAGGCGATGCGCCATGCAGCGATCGGCGGTGGCAAGCGGTTGCGGCCATTGTTGGTCGCCGCGACATGCGAACTTTTCAATGTTTCGGCCGAGTCGGCTGTGCGGGTTGGCCTCGCGGTCGAATGCATCCATGTTTATTCGCTGGTGCATGACGACCTGCCAGCGATGGACAATGACGATGTTCGCCGGGGCAAGTCCACGGTCCATAAGGCGTTTGACGAGGCGACGGCGATTCTGGCGGGTGATTGCCTGCACGACCTGGCCTTTGAGATATTGGTCGATGAAGCGACCCATGGCGACCCGTTCGTCCGCTGCGAGCTTGTGCGTGCGCTTGCGATAGCGAGCGGCCCGGCTGGCATGGCAGGCGGGCAGATGATGGACCTGGAGGCAGAGCGGGCGAGTTTCGACTTGCCCACCGTTACCCGGCTCCAGCAGCTCAAGACCGGCGCGCTCATCAGTTTTTGTGTCGAGGCGGGCGCGATTCTGGGGCGTGTAGCGCCAGAGGGGCGCCGGGGCCTGCATGGCTATGCGCGTGATATTGGCCTCGCCTTCCAGATTGCCGACGATTTGCTGGATGTGGAAGGTGACGCCGAACTGGCGGGCAAGACGCTGGGCAAGGATGCGGCGGCTGGCAAGGAAACCTTCGTGTCGCTGCTGGGTGTCGAGCGGGCGCGGGAGCAGGGCCGGTTGCTCGTTGAACAAGCAAAGGCGCATCTACATGGTTTCGGCGTGGAAGCCGACCTGTTGCGCGCTATCGCGGATTATATCGTCAAAAGGGATCGTTGA
- the coaD gene encoding pantetheine-phosphate adenylyltransferase, which produces MARERVGVYPGTFDPITLGHMDIIRRGAKLVDKLVIGVTTNISKSPMFSDEERLEMVRRECAEIDADIVVTGFNSLLMDFAERQGAGVIIRGLRAVADFEYEYQMAGMNQQINAKVETVFLMADVSLQPIASRLVKEIALFGGPIHKFVSPTVCEEVKLRVEQTGRKGD; this is translated from the coding sequence ATGGCCAGAGAGAGGGTCGGCGTTTATCCGGGGACTTTCGACCCGATCACGCTGGGACATATGGATATCATCCGACGCGGCGCCAAGCTGGTCGACAAGCTGGTCATCGGTGTCACCACCAACATTTCCAAGTCGCCTATGTTCAGCGACGAAGAGCGGCTGGAGATGGTGCGGCGGGAATGCGCTGAGATCGACGCAGACATCGTCGTCACGGGCTTCAATTCGTTACTGATGGACTTTGCCGAACGACAGGGGGCGGGTGTCATCATTCGCGGGCTGCGCGCGGTCGCCGATTTCGAATATGAATATCAGATGGCGGGCATGAACCAGCAGATCAACGCCAAGGTGGAAACCGTGTTCCTGATGGCGGATGTGTCGCTGCAACCGATCGCCAGCCGACTGGTGAAGGAAATCGCGCTGTTTGGAGGGCCGATTCACAAGTTTGTCAGCCCGACCGTATGTGAAGAGGTGAAGCTGCGCGTCGAGCAGACGGGGCGCAAGGGCGACTGA
- a CDS encoding peptidylprolyl isomerase, whose translation MSFSSALKSLAIGCALLAMTGPAHAQGGGKAEEAKKAEAAVRAEDAAKKLGENPAAKLPPATVPVDPANVWDLDLSSGGRVRIQLRPDIAPNHVERVKTLTRQGFYNGLKFHRVIPGFMAQGGDPKGDGTGGSTMPDLKAEFNQMPHLRGTLSMARAQSEDSANSQFFIVLLPRMQLDKKYTVLGRVIEGIQYVDAIAQGEPPANPTVILQASIESDGKPPVLAAPAPAAPVPSIVEPKKVVPAKKLTPATKK comes from the coding sequence ATGAGTTTCTCTTCGGCGCTGAAAAGTCTGGCGATCGGTTGTGCGCTGCTGGCGATGACAGGCCCGGCCCATGCGCAGGGCGGTGGCAAGGCCGAGGAAGCCAAGAAGGCCGAGGCCGCGGTACGCGCCGAAGATGCTGCCAAGAAGCTGGGTGAAAATCCGGCGGCCAAGTTGCCGCCCGCCACTGTGCCGGTCGATCCAGCCAATGTCTGGGATCTGGACCTGTCGAGCGGTGGTCGCGTCCGTATCCAACTGCGTCCGGACATTGCGCCGAACCATGTCGAGCGGGTCAAGACGCTGACCCGCCAGGGCTTCTACAATGGACTGAAGTTCCACCGCGTCATTCCCGGCTTCATGGCGCAGGGCGGCGATCCCAAGGGGGACGGCACCGGCGGATCGACGATGCCGGACCTGAAGGCCGAGTTCAACCAGATGCCGCATCTGCGCGGTACGCTGTCGATGGCGCGCGCGCAGAGCGAGGACAGCGCCAACAGCCAGTTCTTCATCGTCCTGCTGCCCCGGATGCAGCTCGACAAGAAATATACGGTGTTGGGCCGCGTGATCGAAGGCATTCAATATGTCGACGCGATCGCGCAGGGCGAGCCGCCAGCCAATCCGACCGTGATCCTGCAGGCATCGATCGAAAGCGATGGCAAGCCGCCTGTGCTTGCGGCTCCTGCACCCGCAGCGCCGGTGCCGTCGATTGTGGAGCCGAAAAAGGTCGTGCCTGCCAAAAAACTGACGCCCGCGACGAAGAAATAA